In bacterium, a single genomic region encodes these proteins:
- the dnaX gene encoding DNA polymerase III subunit gamma/tau, producing the protein MSYVVMARKWRPRTFDTVVGQDHVVRTLKNAISANRISHAYLFTGPRGVGKTSSARLLAKAVNCLSPESGEPCNHCVRCEEIMSNSTTDVIEIDAASNGLVDDARELREKVRYAPATCRYKVIIIDEVHMMSNAAFNALLKTLEEPPAHTIFILATTESHKVPATIMSRCQRFDFRRIPEKEIAERLAVMAAAEKITVEEEALHVIARGADGSLRDGQSLFDQIVSFSGNDVTTEDVITVLGLVDAQVFVALVDAIAQKVPADAMEAVDRLVNNGADLRLFMKDWVEYWRSLVMLRVVGRKPPTAHEPATTVEQEAQRQSGLFSLEELLNLAKIAVNTDDQLRRTQHPRLLLELLLLQLCSADRLVSLESLWRQLQAMETRVAQMPETAVLSSGAGTVPDQQPVVPAAAVSEEALGIEKEPKESQSSIEGERTLVVDALEDAAELSYHDKVKENWDAIMQLVGQENRRVQALLRDATLTGAEEGLVELTCASVYHRTGLEKEDARKVIETVLESELGRRTRIQLKCEEDVKNEKGPAQATEKDKEKEFEDITRNEPLVRKTLEMFGGKIVDIIQKPAGGKK; encoded by the coding sequence ATGTCCTATGTAGTGATGGCAAGAAAATGGCGGCCCCGCACGTTTGATACCGTGGTAGGCCAGGATCATGTTGTGCGCACATTAAAGAATGCCATTTCGGCAAACCGAATTTCCCATGCCTACCTGTTTACCGGTCCGCGCGGCGTGGGCAAAACCTCTTCGGCCCGGCTGTTGGCCAAGGCGGTCAACTGTCTTTCGCCCGAGAGTGGAGAGCCTTGCAATCATTGCGTGCGTTGTGAAGAGATTATGAGCAACAGTACGACGGATGTGATTGAGATTGACGCCGCTTCCAATGGCTTGGTGGATGATGCCAGGGAATTGCGGGAAAAGGTGCGCTATGCACCCGCAACATGCCGGTACAAGGTCATTATCATTGATGAAGTTCATATGATGAGCAATGCTGCGTTCAACGCACTGCTGAAAACCCTGGAAGAACCTCCCGCGCATACAATTTTTATTTTGGCCACAACGGAATCACACAAAGTGCCGGCCACCATTATGAGCCGCTGTCAGCGTTTTGATTTTCGGCGTATCCCGGAAAAAGAAATTGCTGAACGGTTGGCGGTCATGGCGGCGGCGGAAAAAATCACGGTTGAGGAAGAAGCGCTGCATGTGATCGCCCGGGGTGCCGACGGCAGTCTGCGGGACGGGCAGAGTCTTTTTGACCAAATTGTCAGTTTTAGCGGCAATGATGTGACAACCGAGGATGTTATCACCGTGCTGGGGCTGGTTGATGCGCAGGTTTTTGTTGCCTTGGTGGATGCGATTGCGCAAAAAGTACCTGCGGACGCCATGGAAGCGGTGGACCGCCTGGTGAATAACGGCGCGGACCTTCGGCTGTTTATGAAAGATTGGGTTGAATACTGGCGTTCTTTGGTCATGCTGCGTGTTGTGGGGCGGAAACCGCCGACGGCGCATGAACCGGCCACCACGGTTGAGCAAGAGGCGCAGCGTCAGTCAGGGCTTTTCTCTCTGGAAGAGCTGCTCAATTTAGCGAAAATTGCGGTGAACACGGACGATCAACTCCGCCGGACACAGCATCCCAGGTTATTGCTGGAATTGCTTTTACTCCAATTGTGTTCAGCGGACCGTTTGGTCTCTTTGGAATCGCTATGGCGGCAACTGCAAGCCATGGAAACACGGGTGGCGCAAATGCCGGAAACAGCAGTACTTTCGTCAGGTGCCGGTACGGTGCCGGATCAGCAGCCGGTTGTCCCGGCAGCAGCGGTCAGCGAAGAAGCGCTCGGTATTGAAAAGGAGCCGAAAGAATCCCAATCGTCGATTGAAGGTGAGCGGACTTTGGTGGTGGATGCACTGGAAGATGCTGCGGAACTTTCCTATCATGATAAAGTTAAAGAAAACTGGGATGCGATTATGCAATTGGTCGGGCAGGAGAACCGGCGCGTGCAGGCATTGCTGCGTGATGCGACACTGACCGGGGCGGAAGAGGGGCTGGTTGAACTTACCTGTGCATCCGTATATCACCGGACCGGCCTGGAAAAAGAGGATGCCCGCAAGGTGATTGAAACGGTCCTGGAATCGGAGCTGGGTCGGCGTACGCGTATTCAGTTGAAATGTGAGGAAGACGTCAAAAACGAGAAGGGACCTGCCCAAGCCACGGAAAAAGATAAGGAAAAAGAATTTGAGGACATTACCCGCAATGAACCCCTGGTCCGGAAAACCCTGGAAATGTTCGGTGGTAAGATTGTGGATATTATACAAAAACCCGCAGGAGGGAAAAAATGA